tgtacaaaaataaactctcacGCCTATGGACCAGCAAAGACTGGCAGAGCGGCTCCTCAACAGGGACACAGCCCTCTGCCAGCCCTGGGACCCCGTTCTTTGATCCTCACCCCTGCCACTTCTAAGGCACTGTGACTCCCCTGGGCTGGGTGGGTAGCGCCCGCCCACCCTCCTAcgccctccaccccctccacctcTGGTCCGCCTGGGGCTGGGATATGGGTCCCAcgctgccccctgctggctgcTCTACCCAACTACCTCTAGCGCTCCCCCGCTCCCGCGGGGTAAGCTCACTAAGCTAACCGCCCCTAAGAGGGCTCCCTACCGTTCCtgtccccccagccccgcctctcCTGATCTCGACAGCCCGgggccctcctccccttcctgcgGAGGACTGGGAGGGGTCTCTCCCGACTGTACAGGGGTGTAGGACGGGGACGCATCGGCCTGGGGCGGCCTGCGGCCCCGAGCCCTGCGGCTGTGGTGCACTTGCAGGTGCAAGGCCATGAGCTCAGGCGCTCCAGTGGCGAAGGGGCAGAAGAGGCATCGGTGGAGGGCACCCCCCGGCCCAGCCTCGCCTCCTGGCCCCGCCCGCAGGGACAGGTCCAGGGGTTCGGCCTCACCGCCTCGCCCGTTGCGCAGGGTCCTCCCAGGGCTGGCAGGCTTCCGACGGGACCCCGGCGCAGCGCTCGAAGGGGGCCGGGGGTTCGCCGCGCCCTCCACCCAGGTCGCAGGCTGCGGAGCCGTCTTGGCTCCCGACGGCTGTGCGGAACCCCGCTGGGAAGGGGGCGGTGGCTCCGGGGGCGGTCCGGGGCCTGCTCCGCTTCTCTGCTCTCGGTGGTGGCGCTGCAGGTGATACTTGAGCGAGCCGGATTGGGTGCCCGCGTAGTCGCAGTGCGGACACTTGTAGGGGCGCTCGCCTGGAGAAACGGGTGGGACAGGGTCACAGAGGCACAATCACCGCTCACCCCCACCCACATTTCGCTCTAGATACAGACCCCTCTggaccagaagaaaaaaaaaaaaaaacactgccaccccaccccctctgaTTTAACAAAGCAGCAATCCGGATCTGGTACCCCTCtcatctctcttcctgccctccaattccctccccaccccagagacTGGTCCCCTCACCTGTGTGCACTCGCAGGTGCACTTTAAGGTGATGCGCTGAGCGGAAAGATTTTCCACAGAAGGGGCAATCCTTTCCTGTGGCTCCCCGGCCCCCTTCAGGCCGGGACCCTCCAACTAACAGCCCATTCTCTTCTGCAATACACACATTAAGGAAGTCAGAATGGCCCTTTGCCCTAACCCTATCAGGGCCATGCGTCCCCACACCCACCCTTTAGGATTCCTTCCCCTCCAGGCCCAGAAGCAAACAGTACATTTGAGGGAACCTGAGGGGGTGGATTTGTTGTGAGTGGTGCTGTGCCTGTGAAAAGTGGCCTCCAGGAgcggaaaaaaaatggagaattaagAGACAGGTCTTTTTaaaaggaggggacaggagggcagTGGTGGCATCAGAGTGGGCCCAGGGTGTGGAAACCTTGGAGAGAAAAGACCCCTTACATACCCTGCGTGGCGGTGGACCTTGCTTGGGTCCCCGCGGCAGGCGCAGAGTGCCCTGGCCCCTCGCCTGGGCGGGGATGCAGTGAAGCCAGAGGGCCCAACGCCCTGCTCCGGGCCCAGGTCTCCTCCTCCGCCTCCaccacctcctcttcctcctctggctcCTCGGCGCGATGCCGGCGAGCCCGGGCCGGGAGAGTGGAGGGCAGTGGGCGGAAGCCTCCGAAGCTGCGGCCAGCCCCAGGCTCAGTGCCCTCACCATTGGGCCGAGCCTCGCCAGCTCGAAGGCTCAGATAGCCCAGGAGACTCGGAGGCTCACGGCGCTCTGCCGGAGTGGGTGCTGGGGCCAAGAGGAGCGCGGGGCCCAGTGGCTCATAGGCCAGCAGGCCCAGGTCAGGAGGCTGAGGGGCCCGGGCCGCCCCGGAACCAGGACCCGGGGCACGCAACGGGCCCAGCTTGCTGGCGTGCACCTTCATGTGGTTCttaaggaaccagggctccttgaagCAGCGGCCACACACGGGACACGCGTGATCGAAGGAGGCCTTGTGCTTGCGCATGTGGCCCTTGAGAAACCAGGACTGCGTAAAGCTCTGGCCACACACTTGACAGCGGAACTCCGGGGGTGCTGGGGGGTCCTCGGGAGCAGCAGGAGCGGGGGCGGGAGCTGCCTCACGTTCGGGCTCCGGCTCAGACTCTGGGACCGATCTGGGTTCAGGTTGGGGtggaggctgaggctggggcgCAGCCGAGGAGGCCGCCAGGGGGCGCTCAGGAGCTCCGTGGGCCGTCAGGCTGTGATGCAGCAGCTCCTCCTCCTGGCTGGAGCCAAAACTGCACAGGCCGCACTTCCAGGGCCTGTGCAGGATGTGCAGGTGGCGTTCGCGCTCCGCCGCGGTGCGAAACTTGCCTTTGCAGAAAGGGCAACGGAAAGTGGACGACGAAGGAGCCTGGGGCCGCGCCAGGCCTTCGGTGGCAGGGGTGGACTGCATGCCCCCTGAACTTCGGGCTCTCCCCAGCCGGGCCTCGCGCAGTAGCGCGCGCTCCTCCAACTCCAGCAACAGGCGTGCGGCCGGGCTACGCGGGCGCTCGGGCTGGTGCGTGCGCAGGTGCGAGCGCAGCAGGGCCCGCTGCGCTGCGCGGTGGCCACAGTGCGGGCACTGGAAGGCCTGGGCGCCCGGGTGCGCCCGCAGGTGCAAAGCCAGGATAGAGTTGAAGCGGAAGCGCTTCCCGCATACAGGGCAGGGGAAGCGCCTTTCGCCTGCGCGACTCTCGGACCAGCCCACTGCTCCCATCCCTGGAGACCCGGCGCTCACGCCTGGCCCGTTGGAGTAGCGCTGCAGATCCAGTTCGCCGTCGAATGCTGGCGGGGAGGGCGCTAAGTGGCCGCCCGGGGCACGGGGACGTGAGCCCTGTGAAAAAAGATGGTAACAGTGCaaggggtggagaagggagagcTGTGGGAAAAGCAAGGGCGCAGAAGGCCAGAAGAACACCCGAGGGAGGGTGGGTTGGGGCCTGAATCAAGAACACCAAGTGCCCTTCCCACTCACCGTGGGGGAGGTGGGATGTGAATGGGAATTGAGCTGTTGGGGCCACAGACATAACTTCTAATAAtgggaagtcagagagagagagaaacagggagggagaggagtatGGTTGTAAGTACTTGCAGGTTCAAGCCAGAGCTTCTTCACTCACCTCCATGGACCCCCTTCACATTCTTTGGTTCTTGGGAgtgcagggaagaggaggaggaaaagctgCTAGTGAAGGCAACAGGTGCTGAAGAGCTAAAGCAAGGGAGACAGATTTGGAGGAAAAGATGAGCCCTGGTTTTCAGCAGTGGAAAGAAGCACCCCCAACCCCATACTCTTAGCACTCTTAGCTGAAACCTATCCCTTCATTCTCCTTCCTTGTATCCTGAGACAGGAGGGGACTACTGTCTTCAAAATTTGCCCAGCCCACAGGCTCCCTGATAACCCAGCTGTCTTCCCCcaaattattcattttacatGCTTAgtccaaaccaccaccaccaccaccacctctgccactaaccaccaccaacaacaacaacaactaccaccaccatcaccaccccctGGTGGTGGAAACCATCACAATACACCCTTCTCTCATTTAAGTCAGGCTATACAGCTTGATGAGCAAATGGGGTGGGCCTGCCATGCTCCCCAGTTATCCAAGTGGGACTAGTTGCTCTCAGACCCCTAACTGACCAGCCAGCCAAACAACCTTCCATACTCCACAGTCCTTCCTTCTGCCCTTatcctgtctttctgtcttttccccctcattctccctccctccgcctGGATTCCTGATCCATTCATTTCCATTCATTACAGAGACTCATTCATGCATGGGAGAGAAACACCTCCCAGCAGCAGAGAGtctggagacagacagagggggaggggcatgaagggggagagagccagagggagagggaatgaagagagagttgggggaggagTGGAAGTTAAGGGGCTCTGCTGGCCTGGGGAAGGGGTTAAAAACTGCAAATACCGGATAGGATTCATCCCCGTGTTTCAAACCTTGGAGCCTGCAGTTTGATGGGGCATCTCAGCCCCTTTGTCCAGGGCTGTTCCGAGGCAGGCTTTCCTCCTCTCTGCAGGGGAGAGGCTCCCTCACACAAGAGGAGGATTACACTGGCTCTGAGCTCAAGAGGCTGGAGTGAGGgacgggggcggggctgggccaTCTGCACAGATAGGGGCTCAGCACATGCTCTGAGCAGGAAAGGGTTAAAATTCTCCAGGCTGAAATTCCCTGGGCCTGGGATGTGCAGAGCTCCAGTTCTGAGGAAGGAGAAGAGCACTgagaagatggggggggggggggggggggcggggaggagggctCTCCTGATTCTAAGCTGCAGAGGTTAGCATTAGGACTTAGAAACAACCCCAGAATTAACATTCATAGAAATAGGCCTGAGAGGACAACCAGAAGTCAGCCAGCCTAACTTCCTACTTACATATAGAATTGTGTCTGGTCGAGGCCAGATGAATGTAGACCTAACCTATTTTTCTTGCCTGAGATAGAAAGAATATTTGAGATATAAAGAACTTCCTTACAATAGCCATTGTGAAACTGAAATGGGttagtgagaaagaaaaggactCAAGCATTACTTTGCTTAAGGATCTTTAACAGAAGAGAACTGGGCCAGGAGTCAGCCCTGCTTATCAGCAAAGAGAAAAGCCTCTGGAGGTCCAagccttctttaatttttgacatttaatgAATGTGATAAGAGTCTATGAAGGGGAAGGTACCTGTTACATGTGAAATCTGGGTTAAGGGAATTTTATGAACAGGAGGTTGACTGGCAAAGTGTCCTCATCCAAGGGTCACTAAACAACCTCCACCACCATctttaatatttgcatttctgtagttCCAAATTAGAGCATCCATGGTCATCTTCTGGATCCTCCAAATAAACCCCTTTCCTGAGACTAAGAGCCCAGCTAGACTCAGTGAGTAGTCTCAGGAAAGGTGAATTAAAGAGTAGGACCAAAGAGTACAGGCTATTGTGGGTCCAGTCTGACTATTAATAGCCCTGCAACCTTCAGTAAATCACTTAACCTcccagtttactcatctgtaaaacaagaagGTTGAACTAATTTATACTGATGGTCCCTTCCAGCTTGAAAATTTGTGGTTCTGAGTCACAGGACTCTTCTGGACCCCAGAGGGATGTTGAAATAAATGGTCATCCCTTCAGTACCATGGAGAGTGCAGTGGGCTACCAGAGGAGCCACTTTGGCCACCTCAGTACCATAGAAAGAGCTAGGAAGTGCTAGAAGGGCCACATTTGCCATTTTAGCACCACAGATAAAGCACTGAGAAAAGctagaggatttttaaaaattcctatctGGGAACCATGGGGAAGCGGGCCGGGGGAACAGTGATACCAGAGGGATTATTTTGGCCTTTTGGATGTCactgaaaatagataaatgtaatagaaaataGATGTAACTAGAAGAATTTTAATTAGCTATAAGGAGTGTCCTGACAGTTACAGTTTGTACATCCTGGAATGAGTTACTGAGGCATCGTATTTGGGTCCATCACATTCTGTTGCTCTCCTGGGGATTCCCGGAACATCCTGGTGTACAGCCAATCTGGTATATTCAGAGGAAGCagatggtgggggaggaggggggggggaggctgggaaTACTGCATGGTCATAGCTGACTAACCTATGGGCACATATTCTGATTCTGAGAAGATTCTAGGGCCCCTAAAACTGCCTGTAGGACAGCAAGCAAAATACCTCATGGGAGGCTGACCTCATATATAAGGCAAGTAGAGCAGGAACAGGGCAAAGTTTCcttctccaaaacaaaacaaaaacaaagacttgCTTTGCACATAGCATTTTccaggtcagaaaaaaaaaagtgatacataAGAAGGCCCAAATTGAAGGTGAATTCCCAAACAGGGTACCCCAGAGGGTAgcctcaaataaacaaaacccactTAGACACCTTCCTAGGCCCAGTCAAGACCTCCTGAATCATCTCCGCACCAAAGGAGGTCCCAGGCACGTGATCCCAtgagtttgtgtttgtttgtttttcaatagGAGACAGCACTGACAGGGTCCAAGATCTATGAACTGGCTTAGAACCCAGATCATGCATGTTTTGCCTGTGAGCAATAATTAGAGTTTTCTATAGTCAAGCCCTAAACACCATCCACGAGATTTGGCCAGACAGTAGTACTGACCTACTTTCCACTCCCACTGGGAATCAGGGGTTATCTGGACCTTATTTGGGTTCTACATGGATATAGGGCTAGGGCTAGGGATCATAATTCCTTCTAAAGTAACAGGCCAATTATTTTTATGTGCTAGGAAagctggtggggaagggggatgtGGACCATCAAACCTTAACCGAGTTAGGGAAGAATGGAAGGGTTGGTGAGAGGAGTCTTAGAAACAAGGTCAGGTACATAGAAGCATCTGCTGACTGAAGGACCTAGAAGATTGTCCTTCAAGTCTGTGGTTCAAAAGTTTTTAGAGTCAGAGTGTAAGGGGCAAGGATTCAGGATTTCTGAGGTATAGTTGTAACTAAGCCTCGGTCATTGTTCATTTCTAATACTTGATGTTTTTCCCTCTGTTGAGAACCCTACACCTCTGAAGTCCACTACCAATTATGATTAACACTACACTAGATGAcgttagaaagaaagagagcttCTTAGGGGGTCTAGAGTCAAGATCACTTTTATCACACAACCACATGCCAGTAGCTCACTTTTATGGTCTCCTCTCCATGGCCTTCTGAACCTTACTGCTCAGGGAATTCCTCTAAATTGACCCCACAACACAGCATGCCCATCTTTTACGCTGAGTCCTTGCTAaagcttccttccctccatcctcacGGTCCTGATTTGGGGGCATGGCACCTCAGTCATTGACTCCAAATGTGCAGCAGGAGACAAGAGGAAGGTTCACCTGCTGACTTACTGCCACCCCACCACAGTGAATCTTATTCCAGAGGCATGTCCCAACTTGACCCCTCTTCTGAAAGTTCTAGAGAACCTtgattttggggagggggaatggaGCCAACCCTAAGTCCCCTTACCTGGAGCTGACCCTAGAAAGGTCAGAGCCTTAGCACCCATATGAGCCTCAGTCCTCAGattagggggtgggggggtgggcaaaagAGACTCTGGGAAAATCTCCCTCCCAGAAGTAGGTTGGCAAGTAGGGCAGGACCTGTGATCCTGCACAAGAGATTCTTCCAGCAGCACCCCAGTCCCCTCCCGGGGAAGATAAGCTAGAAGgatgatttgggggggggggcagggttggGAGACTGGGAGGCCAGGGCTCAGCTACCCGGGCCGGGAGAACAAAAGCTGAGTTGCAGCCGCCTCCGCCGCTGCCGCCGGCCGAGCTCTTTGTGACACTTTGTTTGGGACGCAGAGAGGGAAGCAccccccatcctctcccctcccccaccccccgctccggGAGAGTTTGggtcccttccccctcttccatCAGCCCTACCTGGGCCGGGGGGCGCTCATCCACTCTGGCTCCCGGCTCAGCCGCCCTGCACCCCCAAGGCCCCTCGCGCCCTGCCTTCGGGCCCCTACAAAGACGCCCGCGCGCCCCC
The sequence above is a segment of the Panthera leo isolate Ple1 chromosome B3, P.leo_Ple1_pat1.1, whole genome shotgun sequence genome. Coding sequences within it:
- the ZNF219 gene encoding zinc finger protein 219 — its product is MEGSRPRAPGGHLAPSPPAFDGELDLQRYSNGPGVSAGSPGMGAVGWSESRAGERRFPCPVCGKRFRFNSILALHLRAHPGAQAFQCPHCGHRAAQRALLRSHLRTHQPERPRSPAARLLLELEERALLREARLGRARSSGGMQSTPATEGLARPQAPSSSTFRCPFCKGKFRTAAERERHLHILHRPWKCGLCSFGSSQEEELLHHSLTAHGAPERPLAASSAAPQPQPPPQPEPRSVPESEPEPEREAAPAPAPAAPEDPPAPPEFRCQVCGQSFTQSWFLKGHMRKHKASFDHACPVCGRCFKEPWFLKNHMKVHASKLGPLRAPGPGSGAARAPQPPDLGLLAYEPLGPALLLAPAPTPAERREPPSLLGYLSLRAGEARPNGEGTEPGAGRSFGGFRPLPSTLPARARRHRAEEPEEEEEVVEAEEETWARSRALGPLASLHPRPGEGPGHSAPAAGTQARSTATQEENGLLVGGSRPEGGRGATGKDCPFCGKSFRSAHHLKVHLRVHTGERPYKCPHCDYAGTQSGSLKYHLQRHHREQRSGAGPGPPPEPPPPSQRGSAQPSGAKTAPQPATWVEGAANPRPPSSAAPGSRRKPASPGRTLRNGRGGEAEPLDLSLRAGPGGEAGPGGALHRCLFCPFATGAPELMALHLQVHHSRRARGRRPPQADASPSYTPVQSGETPPSPPQEGEEGPGLSRSGEAGLGGQER